The sequence CTCAGCACCGACATCGACGAGGTCACCCCGCTCCAGGCCAACCTCGACTTCGCCATATTCTGGGACAAGGAGTTCATAGGCAAGGAGGCACTCCTCAAGCAGAGGGAGCGCGGCCTCGGCAGGAAGATGGTGCACTTCAAGATGGTTGACAAGGGAATCCCGAGAGGAGGCTATAAGGTTCTGGCCAACGGTGAGGTCATCGGTGAGGTCACCAGCGGAACGCTCTCACCGCTCCTTGGAATCGGCATCGGAATAGCCTTCGTGAAGGAAGAGTACGCCAAGCCGGGCCTCGAAATTGAGGTCGAGATTAGGGGCAAGCCCAAGAAGGCTGTAACTGTAACTCCGCCCTTCTATGACCCCAAGAAGTACGGTGCCTTTAGGGAGGAGTGAGCTTTTCTCTCTTTTCTTTATCGTTTTCCAAAGATTATGCCGCCTATTATCATTACCAGCCCCATAAGCGTTGAGGGTTCTATTCTCTCCCCAACTACCGTGGAAATGAAGAAGAGACTGAGGAAGGGAACAAGGTAAGCGAGGTTTGAAGCGAAGGCAACGTCGCTTTCAATCGCCCGGTACCAGAGGAGGTAGGTAGCACCCATCTCAAAAAGGCCGACGTAGATCGCTCCGGCGAGGCCTTCTATGTGAGGGATGGAAAACTCGGATGAGAGCAGCACTAAGGGGATAGAGTACAGGATAGCGAAGGCAAAGTTCCAGAACATCTTTTCCTCCAGCTTCCTGCTATCTCGGACGTTCAGGAGCCAATAGGTGGCCCAAATAAGGGCACTACCGAGGCCAAGGGCATCGCCGAGCGGGTTCGAGAAGCTGAAGGCACGGAGGTTCCCTTTAGTTGCTACAACAAGTGCACCTGAAAATCCAAGCAGAAGGCCAGCAAGAGTTCTCCCCCTGGGCTTTTCCCCAAGGAGAGGAACGGAAAGGAGAACGAGGACGAGGGGCCAGGTGTAGTTCAGGGCTTGGGCCTCCTGAGCGGGAAGAAGGTCATAGGCCGAAAAGAGGACTGCGTAGTAAAGAAGGAGGACGAGACCAAGGTATGCGGAG is a genomic window of Thermococcus guaymasensis DSM 11113 containing:
- a CDS encoding DMT family transporter, giving the protein MSKKHAVAAILLWSTVASAFKISLRYMDQFQLLFWAFTTSLAFYGLLYLREFRLSRENLRSAYLGLVLLLYYAVLFSAYDLLPAQEAQALNYTWPLVLVLLSVPLLGEKPRGRTLAGLLLGFSGALVVATKGNLRAFSFSNPLGDALGLGSALIWATYWLLNVRDSRKLEEKMFWNFAFAILYSIPLVLLSSEFSIPHIEGLAGAIYVGLFEMGATYLLWYRAIESDVAFASNLAYLVPFLSLFFISTVVGERIEPSTLMGLVMIIGGIIFGKR